Part of the Salinigranum rubrum genome is shown below.
TAGCCGACGATGGCGGGGGAGGTGCCGGACTGTGCGACGAGGAAGCCGCGCTCGCCGAGGAACGACTCGAACGCCGAGAAGGGCCACGGCTGGGGGAACGTCGACCGTTCGAGCCGGAACACGTCGAGGAGGTCGGCCTGTTCGGCCTGTCGGATCACCACCTCCTCGTCGGGCGGGAGGGCGTCGTCGTCAGGGCTGGGAGGAGGGGACACAGCGTCGGATACGACCGGGCGCCGCAAAAGGTCGACGGCCCGCTCCCGATAGCTGTCGCTCGGACGGTGAAAAAAAGCTGAGAAGTGGTCGACAGGTCGGCGTCAGTCGTCGGCGGGTGCCGCGCCGCCGCTGTCTTCCTCGTACTGCTGCTTCGTGAGTCGAAGCTTGCCACCGGCGGCGAGGATGCGGCGCTCGCGCTCGGACGCTTTGAGGGTGGCCGTCGCCTCCCAGTCGTCGTTGACGCGGACCGTGAACTCCTCCTCGCCGGCCTGGACGGCCTCGGCGACGTCCGTGACGACCTCGACGTCGTCGCCCTGGTCGATCTGTTCGTAGGTGTCCGAGTCGATCGTCAGGGGTAGGATGCCGAAGTTGAACAGGTTCGCCTTGTGGATGCGCGCGAACGACTGCGCGAGGACGGCCTCGACACCCAGGTAGAGCGGGCACATCGCGGCGTGCTCGCGCGAGGAGCCCTGCCCGTAGTTCTCGCCCGCGACGAGGACGCCGCCGTCGGCCGCCTTGGCGCGGTCGGCGAACGTCTCGTCCACGCGCGAGAGCGTGAACTCGGAGAGCTTCTCGATGTTCGAGCGGTACATGAGGATGTCCGACGTCGCCGGGATGATGTGGTCCGTCGTGATGTTGTCCTCCATCTTCAGGAGCACCTCGCCGGCGATGTCGGCCTCGAGCGGGTCACCGATGGGCGCGGAGCCGATGTTCGGGCCCTTGATGAGTTCGTCGTCGATGGCCTCGTCGGGCGTGATGAGGTCCGTCTTCGAGCCGTCGTACTGGTCGGGGAGTTCGATGCCGGGCGCGTCGAGGTCGCCGAGTTCGTCGGCGAGGTCCCGGGGGTCGATGATCTCACCCTTGATGGCCGCGGCGGCGGCGACCTCGGGCGAGCAGAGGAAGACGGAGTCGTCCTCGATACCGGACCGGCCCTCGAAGTTGCGGTTGAACGTCCGCAGCGAGACCGAATCCGACGCGGGAACGTGGCCGATACCGATGCACGGCCCACACGTCGCCTCGGAGACGTTCACGCCGGCGGCCATCATCTCTGCGGTCCAGCCCTCGCGGGCCAGCAGTTCGGCGGCCTGCTTCGAACCGGGGGCGACGATCATCTCGATGTCCTTCTTGATCTCGCGGCCCTTCACCATCTTCGCGGCCGGGAGGACGTCCTCGTAGCCGCCGTTGGTACAGGAGCCGACGATGACCTGCTCGACGTCCGTGCCGGCGACCTCGCGGACGGGCACGACGTTGTCGGGCATCGACGGCTGGGCGATGAGGGGTTCGAGTTCCGAAAGGTCGATGACGATCTCGTCGGCGTACTCGGCGTCCTCGTCGGGCGAGAGTTCGACGAAGTCCTCCTCGCGACCCTGACGGGCGAGGTAGTCGCGGGTCTTCTCGTCCGTGCCGAAGATGGAGGAGGTCGCACCGAGTTCCGTCCCCATGTTCGTGATAGTCGTCCGCTCGGGAACCGTCAGCGACTCGGCGCCGGGTCCGGTGTACTCGAACACCTTGCCGACGCCGCCCTTGACCGTCTCGCGGCGGAGCATCTCGAGGATGACGTCCTTCGCGGTGGACCACTCGGGGAGTTCACCTTCGAGGCGGACGTTCACGACCTCGGGCATCTCGACGTAGTAGGCGCCGCCGCCCATGGCGACGGAGATGTCGAGGCCGCCGGCGCCGATGGCGAGCTGTCCCAGCCCGCCGGGCGTCGGCGTGTGCGAGTCCGAACCGAGGAGCGTCTTGCCGGGCGCGGCGAAGTTCTCCTTGTGGACGTTGTGACAGATACCGTTGCCCGGTCGGGAGAAGTACGCGCCGTACGTCCCGGCCGCGGAGCGGAGGAAGCGGTGGTCGTCCGTGTTCTTAAAGTCGAACTGGTAGGTCTGGTGGTCGCAGTACTGCGCCGCCAGCTCCGTCTGAACCTCGTCGAGGTCGAGCGCCTCGAACTGCAGCCAGACCATCGTGCCGGTCGTGTCCTGTGTGAGCACCTGGTCGATCTCGATCCCGATCTCGTCGCCGGGCTCGAGTTCACCCTCGACGAGGTGGTCGTCGAGGATCTTCTCGGTCAACGTCAGTCCCATAACGTTTGCCCGTCGACGACGGACGGATATAAATCCTCCTTGTTCCTGTTGGTCAACCATGCAGAATAGCCCGCAGTCAGGCAATTTTCGCGGAGATATTCAAAATATTTCGACACCGAGTAAACGTTCGCGCGCGCCGTGGTGAGTCGGCGACGGCTCCGCCGGTGACGAAGTGGTCTCGCGCTGCTTCGGCCGCCTTCGAAACCGTCTTGCGTCGACTCGCTCCACTCCCCGCCATGTTCGAAAGCGGTCCGTACGTCGCCGACAACGTCACGCCCGTCGACGAGACGCAGGTCCAGCCGAACGGTGTCGACCTCACGCTCGCGTCGGTGCTCGAACAGACGGAGCCCGGGCGGATAGCGACCGACGGCAAACGCATCGGCGAGCGCCGGGCGGTCGAGTTCGAATCCCGCGACGGCCGCGAGTGGGCGTCGCTCGCGCCCGGGGGGTACGTCCTCCAGTACGCCGAGACTGTCCACATCCCCGAGGGACACGTCGGATTCATCTATCCCCGGTCGTCGCTCATGCGCAACTCCTGTATGCTCAACACCGCGGTGTGGGACGCCGGGTACGAGGGGAAAGGCGAGGGGCTTCTGCAGGTGCACCACCCCATCGAACTCGAACGCGGCGCGCGCATCGCGCAACTCGTACTGGCCGAGGCGACTCACGAGGGGACGTACGACGGGAGCTATCAGGGCGAGCGGACGGAGTAACCTCGTCGTCGCTCGCGGAGTTCTCACGGGTCGGGAGGGACGAACCGTGGTCGTTCCGTTCGCTCCGCTCGCTTCACGCTCTGATTCGAGTCCGCCGTGGCTCTTCACTGCTCGCGTCGTTCGCCGGAAAACGGGCCGGGAGGGACTTGAACCCCCGACCGTCTGGTTAAAAGCCAGACGCTCTGCCGAACTGAGCTACCGGCCCTCACGGTTTCTTAACCGTGGTGCACTGATAAACGTTTACTGTCCAGTCGGAGCGGGAGGGAGCGAACGAGAGACCGGACGTTCATATACGAGGCCGAGACCATCCCGTCTCATCACCTAACCACCAATCACGGGACGTCCCGCGTGAGTGCGACTCATCGTCTCGTGTCCGCGTCGGGTCGCCTGTTCGCCACGTTCGCTCAGCACTCAGTCGAAGTACGCCGTCAGCGCGTCGGCGAGCACGTCGTCCGGGGAGACGTTCTCCAGCGAGGCACGACGCCGGAGTTCGAGGTAGAGGTCGGGGGGAAGGCGAGTGGCGAGTTCGCCGAGGACGACGCCGTGTTCGGCGAGCGCCTCCTCGACGGGCGTCCCGTTGTTGATGGCGCTCGCGGCTCGACGCACTTCTCTGACGGTGAGGTCGCTGTCGAGGACGGCCCACGCGAGCGCGAAGCGGGCATCGCCGGAGACGCGGGCGATGTGCTTGGCGGCCGTCGGGGCGATGTCGCCGCGGGCGACGTGACGCCGGACCGCCTGCGGGAGGTCGTGGACGCGGGCCCACTTCCGGATGAACGAGACGGAGACGTCGCCGCCGGCCCGCTCGGCGGCGCGCTTGTACGAGCCGACGCCGCGGACGAGCGCGGCACACGCTGCTGCACCGCGGAGCATGTAGACGTTGTCCTCGGCGCCGACGGTGTTCTCCGAGAAGGAACGGACGGTCTCGGCCGCGAGTTGGACGCTCTCCGGGTCGTCGGGGTCGAAGCCGACGGCTTCACGCGCGCGCTCACCTGTGACCGACGGGTCGGCGCGAACCACCGGTTCGCCGACCGGTTCCTCCCGGTCGGCCGGATGCGTCCACCGCCGAGGGCCGTCTCCGTCACTCATCTCGACCGTTGCTTGGTCGTCGACCACAAAAACACCTTGCTGTACTGTCGGTCGAACGGCACGGCATCGGATCAGTCGGAGCCGGCCTGTTCGCGACGCTCGGAGAGGTGCTCCCATATCTCGGTGCACCCCGCTCCGGGCTCGACATCGTCGAGGTGTGCCGTGTCGACGTCGTCGCCTTCGGTCGTGTCGGCGTCCACCTTCTCGTCGTCGCCCTCGGTCGCGACGGCGGGTTCCTCGCTCATCGACCGTTCTCCCCGTCGTCGTACAGTTCCGGTGCGACGTCCGCTGGTGCGTGTTGTCGGTAGCGACTCCGCAGATAGTCGGTCATCGATTACGCTCAGGGACGGGAAGGAAATAAGGGCGCCTCAGGCAGTAATCGATGCCAGCACTCCCGGCTAGCGGAGACTACTGCCTCTATCTTCGACGTACGCTTCTGCCGAAAAATACCGGCGTCCTGCGGTTTGCCCGAAACGGCTCGTCACCGGATTCGTCAGGGATTGCACCGGCCACGGCGTACTCGTATCTCCCGCGCTAACCGTGGGTATGAGCGTCGCCCTTCGAATCCTCGACGACGGGGCGTGGGTCTCCGTCAACGACGAGCGCCGCGTGAGCGTGAGCGAACTCTGGCGCTTCCACGAGCCGGAATTCTGCTCCTGTACGCTTCCCGACCTCGTCGTCGAGAACTTCCAGCAGGTCGGCGTCGATGGCCGGACAGTCGAGGCGCGCGTCTACGGGCAGTGCATCGCGTGTGGTGAGACAGGTATAACGCCGTGGCTTCCGGTGGGCCGGATCGTCGACGGCGCGTACCGGGATATCGACCGCGAGAGCGTCCTCCGACCCGCTCGTGCGCCGCGCGCACATGCCCGTCGCCCGAGTCAGCAATAATTTCCTGTTCCCCGAAGCACCGGGAAGGGTTGACGGCATACGGGTGGGCTTACGTGTGGAGACGGTAGGCGTGGACACGAATGCCGACGGACGTCGAGAACTGGAAGTCGGAGGTTTACGGTAACGAGATACGGGAGCACCTCTTCCGCTTCGCGGAGGAGGGGTGGGACGCGATTCCCGAGGACGAACACGACGCGTGGTTCGAGCGCTTCAAATGGTGGGGGCTGTACCACCAGCGCAACGGCCAGGAGTCGTACTTCATGATGCGCATCGGGACGCCCAACGGCGTGCTGAAGCCGGGGCAGACCGAGGTCGTCGCCGAGATCGCCGAGGAGTACGCCGAGGGCCCCGAGGAGAACCCCATCTTCGGCAACGGCTGGGTCGACTGGACCACCCGCCAATCCATCCAGCTTCACTGGATCAAGCTCGAAGACATCCCCGATATCTTCGAGAAACTCGAATCCGTGGGACTGTCCACGCAGCAAGCCTGTGGTGACTCCTGGCGGAACATCGT
Proteins encoded:
- a CDS encoding deoxyuridine 5'-triphosphate nucleotidohydrolase, with protein sequence MFESGPYVADNVTPVDETQVQPNGVDLTLASVLEQTEPGRIATDGKRIGERRAVEFESRDGREWASLAPGGYVLQYAETVHIPEGHVGFIYPRSSLMRNSCMLNTAVWDAGYEGKGEGLLQVHHPIELERGARIAQLVLAEATHEGTYDGSYQGERTE
- a CDS encoding DUF7119 family protein yields the protein MSDGDGPRRWTHPADREEPVGEPVVRADPSVTGERAREAVGFDPDDPESVQLAAETVRSFSENTVGAEDNVYMLRGAAACAALVRGVGSYKRAAERAGGDVSVSFIRKWARVHDLPQAVRRHVARGDIAPTAAKHIARVSGDARFALAWAVLDSDLTVREVRRAASAINNGTPVEEALAEHGVVLGELATRLPPDLYLELRRRASLENVSPDDVLADALTAYFD
- a CDS encoding aconitate hydratase, which gives rise to MGLTLTEKILDDHLVEGELEPGDEIGIEIDQVLTQDTTGTMVWLQFEALDLDEVQTELAAQYCDHQTYQFDFKNTDDHRFLRSAAGTYGAYFSRPGNGICHNVHKENFAAPGKTLLGSDSHTPTPGGLGQLAIGAGGLDISVAMGGGAYYVEMPEVVNVRLEGELPEWSTAKDVILEMLRRETVKGGVGKVFEYTGPGAESLTVPERTTITNMGTELGATSSIFGTDEKTRDYLARQGREEDFVELSPDEDAEYADEIVIDLSELEPLIAQPSMPDNVVPVREVAGTDVEQVIVGSCTNGGYEDVLPAAKMVKGREIKKDIEMIVAPGSKQAAELLAREGWTAEMMAAGVNVSEATCGPCIGIGHVPASDSVSLRTFNRNFEGRSGIEDDSVFLCSPEVAAAAAIKGEIIDPRDLADELGDLDAPGIELPDQYDGSKTDLITPDEAIDDELIKGPNIGSAPIGDPLEADIAGEVLLKMEDNITTDHIIPATSDILMYRSNIEKLSEFTLSRVDETFADRAKAADGGVLVAGENYGQGSSREHAAMCPLYLGVEAVLAQSFARIHKANLFNFGILPLTIDSDTYEQIDQGDDVEVVTDVAEAVQAGEEEFTVRVNDDWEATATLKASERERRILAAGGKLRLTKQQYEEDSGGAAPADD